GATGAATGAAGGACGTTGCAAGCACCTACAGCTCATCTTCACACAAATGAATAATCACTGCCATGGAGGAGTCTTCTCATTGGACAGAAAGCTACCTGGCTGACTTGACTCACCATCTCCTCATCTTCCTCGGCCTCCTCTCCAAACGACAACAAACTGAAATTCCTATAGTAAAATTATCTTGGTTAACATTACATTATGGAAACATTGTACAGcatcaaaatacaaaattaaacatttaagaagCAAAAAATCAAATAGTTACAACCAACCGGAAACCTTTTATTCTCTCTCGTGAAagcaacaaggaagtgactaaaactgtaattcatcgactgaccgcctccaaaagggagtcagttCCATAGACTCCCAATGTTAAAACTTtacataagactttttttttacagtctggtagaaaaaagtggttttggtctatatagctaattatTAAAAAACTGTGAGAGGGGTGAATTTTTTAGAAAACTcattcttttaaattatattaagccttaaagttctgcataattaagggtgtggccacttgagtgacaggtggattgccgctgccgACACTGCCATTGTGCtaagtgggcgtggcttcagcagcCAGCTCCAGcctctttgcccattttcgatgaTCCAAGAGTGACGctctgccaagatggcgacggacGGCTCCGCCCACTTTAGGCTTTAAAAATCCTCTTCAGAAACCTTCAGGTAACGTCACGGACACTGCGTCTTTGTTTTTATAAAGTCTATgattacaacaaaaaatatatatatgcaggtcTCAAACGGGGCCTCAGGATgatttaaaagtattaatatggcaaaatatataaaaataacctaactctaaatgaatcagtgttactgttaactaaaattaacatttaaactatcaaaattgcttttattaactgaaatatagctgaaaacaaatataaattttagACAAAAATATCATCTTaaactttaaaagaaaatgagaattGTCACTTTAGCAACTAACTGATATAAAATAAGTCGAAGtactaaaattgctaaaactaaattttaaatgaaagcaaatttatcattttaatacatACTACAAtagtctaaaaataataataaaacactgaatgtaatattaattttaagaAGCACGTTTCTTTTTTCCATctcaataattacattattttttaatgaaggaAATACAGTTCTTGAAACTTCTGGATTCATAAAATAAATTGAGGCTAAATTCACTTCAGTATTCAATCAAATCAGTAACATATATTCATAAACATCACTGGATAAATGAGTAAGACTTatagaaacagttcacccaaaatttagtCAAAAAAAGTCTTGTGTTCACCAAAGCTGCAAGTATTTGAACAAAcatacagcaatattgtgaaatataattaaaatctaaaagaatgcttttctaatgtaatatactgtaaaatgtaatttatttctgtgatgaaaagctgaattttttaccatcattactccagtctccagggTCACATGATAAATCATTCACTTCAgataattattatcatttaatgttattattatcagCATTGAAACAGTCTTTTATTTCTttctggaaactgtgatgcaaattgaagagcattcatttaaaatagaaatatttgtaacattataaatctctttactgacactaaatttaataaatgtaatgcaatttaatttaatgcactttgtcagtttaatgcatgcttgcagaaagaaaaaaacctattaaaaaaaaaaaacatttttagagggAAACTACCCTCTTAAATAGGTCATAAAACTTGAACATTTTCACCTGTCCAAAAATTGTGTTTGTTGTCCAAGAGTAAAGAACTGGCTCCCATTATCATGAGGTCCTGCGTTTGCCATAGCAGCCAAACCTCTCCGAAAGTAAACGCTGTCGCTGACCTTTCTTCGAtatgcaattttaaatatataaaagccCGATATACATGTGTAATTAAGCCTCTCCGTTGATTCTGTTGTCAGGTGGTATAAGTTACCTTTCTCCGCGCTGGTGAAGATGGACCAATCACAGACGCTAAAGATTATAGTGTTGATTACAGGTTaaagttaatacatttatataaaaaataataataatcagggcaggttttcatttatatttcaggTTTAAAGTGCACTTACAACTCTGTCCTCATTACAAAATCATGATCTTAGTTGTCATCTCTCTGCTGGGGGAGGTCTGTGACGTTAAGTGGAACCACAGTGTACTCGACGTTTCCAGTCGGAGTTTTTTTACCCAACggatatatttcatgttttgaaaAGCGGCGGAGTAAAGTCTGACGAGTTGTTTTGCTGTTTTATAATTTAGATCGGTAAACACTCGAGTATATCATGGCTGTCCCAGGTAACGTTATGCGTCTGCTGAGATCGTCCGTTAGTTTCGCTGATTGTTGTTGATATACCGCTTCTGGAATGTTCTAGAAAGTGTCCTTCACTTCATTAATATCTTCACATCAGACACACATCCTTATATTTCAGACTTCATAATAGACTCTTGGGTGGGGGTAATTGTTAACTGGTGCAAGATATTCTGTCAAAATAATGTATGGTATATTGCAAGCTGTTCGATGTTTTATGGTGAGATAAATTCTGAAATCTTTGTAGATTTAGTTGAATTGTCACACTAAAACACGTTTTCATCCAGTTAGTTGTTGGTTTTGTAATACGTGGTGATGAATTCAATTTTCCTAATGTGAAATTGTTTTGTTAACAGGCCCAAACAAGGACAACATCAGAGCAGGCTGCAAACGATGTGGATATCGTGAGTGTGACGATCCTCTCTGTCTCTAtatctttctgtttgtctgtcaggtttttttttttttatatctaccTAACCGTGTTTCTCTGTATATCTATATGTCTGTGTCTTGTTTCTATATATATCTGGCTATTATTGCTGTTCATCCATATGATAATGGTTCTTCTCCTTTTCTTCAGCTGGTCATTTGACTTTTGAATGTCGTAATTTTGTTCGCGTGGATCCGAGGAAGGACATAGTTTTGGATGTGAGCAGCACCAGCAGTGAGGAGAGTGAAGAAGAGGAGCAGGAGGCTGTCAGTAAAGAGAAGAACTTCGACAGTAGTCATTCAAAAGGTCATTTCACTGTTTCACATAATGTTGTATGTTTCCACTTCTGTCTCAGGTCTTCCTGCAGGTGCTTGAGATATTATTGagataaattagaatgttgtggaaaagttaatttatttcagtaattcaactcaaactgtggaactcgtgtgttaaataaattcaatgcacatacACTGAAGTAGTttgtctttggttattttaattgtgatgattttggctcacatttaataaaaccCCACCGATTCACTACCTAAAAATTTTttatatggtgacatgccaatcagctaattaactcaaaacacctgcaaaggtttcctgagtcttcaaaatggtctcagtttggttcactaggctacataatcatgaggaagactgctgatctgacagttgtccaaaagataatcattgacacccttcagaaggagggtaagccacaaacattcattgccaaagaagctggctgttcacagagtgctgtatccaagcatgttaacagaaagttgagtggaaggaaaaactgTTGAAGAAGATTtggcaaaagcaccaaaagttggttaaatgaccatggtgttggcaTGCtttactggccagcaaactcaccagacctgaaccccagagagaatctatgggttattgtcaagaggaagatgagaaacaagagtcCAAAccatgcagatgagctgaaggccactgtcaaagaaacctgggcttccagaccacctcagcagtgccacaaactgatcacctccatcccacgccgaattgaggcagtaaataaagtaaaaggagcccctaccaagaaTCGAGTACATGTagaataaatgaacatactttccagaaggccacaaattcactaaaaatgtttttgttttaattggtcTCTTGAAgtgttttaatttgttgagatagtgaattggtgggattttgttaaatgtgagccaaaatcatcacaattaaaagaaccaaagacttaaaccacttcagtctgtgtgcattgaattaatttaatacacgagtttcacaattttagttgaattactgaaataaatgaacttttcaatgacattctaatttattgagatgcacctgtacattacACATTCCACTGACACATTTACCTGAATACTCAGAATATTGTTAGTAATGATCATTCGTTACTGAATAGTTTTATGATTGggatttgtttttaatacatgCTTTGTTCACAGGCTCTCATGAAGATTCCcggaaagaaaaaagtaaaaagaaaagcaaGGACAGATCCCATCGTAAGACCAAAAAGAGGTACACGTTAGATAAATGATAGCACTTTAATTTGCTTAACATAAGTATTCAAAAGAGCAATGTGtaaatgctttataaaaacatgttttaatgttgcatttaaaaattGCATATCAAGTAgttaatcaatgttttttttttttttttactattttattttcttaaattgaTAATTATGGGCTTGATATCTGTGCacattttatttgatgaataaaaatccaTTAAAGAGATTATTAGAATCTCCTTGTCCTTCATAAATATGaacctacagtattgttcaaaataatagcagtacaatgtgactaaccagaataatcaaggtttttcgtatatttttttattgctacgtggcaaacaagttaccagtaggttcagtagattctcagaaaacaaacgagacccagcattcatgatatgcacgctcttaaggctgtgcaattgggcaatttgttgaattagttgaaaggggtgtgttcaaaaaaatagcagtgtggcattcaatcactgaggtcatcaattttgtgaagaaacaggtgtgaatcaggtggcccctatttaaggatgaagccaacacttgttgaacatgcatttgaaagctgaggaaaatgggtcgttcaagacattgttcagaagaacagcgtactttgattaaaaagttgattagagaggggaaaacctataaagaggtgcaaaaaatgataggctgttcagctaaaatgatctccaatgccttaaaatggagagcaaaaccagagagacgtggaagaaaacggaagacaaccatcaaaatggatagaagaataaccagaatggcaaaggctcagccaatgatcacctccaggatgatcaaagacagtctggagttacctataagtactgtgacagttagaagacgtctgtgtgaagctaatctattttcaagaatcccccgcaaagtccctctgttaaaaaaaaggcatgtgcagaagaggttacaatttgccaaagaacacatcaactggcctaaagagaaatggaggaacattttgtggactgatgagagtaaaattgttctttttgggtccaagggccacaggcagtttgtgagacgacccccaaactctgaattcaagccacagtacacagtgaagacagtgaagcatggaggtgcaagcatcatgatatgggcatgtttctcctactatggtgttgggcctatttatcgcataccagggatcatggatcagtttgcatatgttaaaatacttgaagaggtcatgttgccctatgctgaagaggacatgcccttgaaatggttgtttcaacaagacaatgacccaaaacacactagtaaacgggcaaagtcttggttccaaaccaacaaaattaatgttatggagtggccagcccaatctccagaccttaatccaattgagaacttgtggggtgatatcaaaaatgctgtttctgaagcaaaaccaagaaatgtgaatgaattgtggaatgttgttaaagaatcatggagtggaataacagctgagaggtgccacaagttggttgactccatgccacacagatgtcaagcagttttaaaaaactgtggtcatacaactaaatattagtttagtgattcacaggattgctaaatcccagaaaaaaaaaaatgtttgtacaaaatagttttgagtttgtacattcaaaggtagacactgctatttttttgaacacacccctttcaactaattgcccaattgcacagccttaagagcgtgcatatcatgaatgctgggtctcatttgttttctgagaatctactgaacctactggtaacttgtttgccacgtagcaataaaaaatatactaaaaaccttgattattctggttagtcacattgtactgctattattttgaacaatactgtacatagatttatttgaactaaaacactattttaataaataacaaaaatcttGCCATGTGCACCTTTAGAATATTGATATGGGATGTTTGTAGATTATACATGTCTTGACTGTTGTTTGATGATAATATTCTTAA
Above is a window of Carassius auratus strain Wakin chromosome 35, ASM336829v1, whole genome shotgun sequence DNA encoding:
- the LOC113054051 gene encoding protein SREK1IP1, whose protein sequence is MAVPGPNKDNIRAGCKRCGYPGHLTFECRNFVRVDPRKDIVLDVSSTSSEESEEEEQEAVSKEKNFDSSHSKGSHEDSRKEKSKKKSKDRSHRKTKKRSYSSSDDEEEVSKKKKKHKSHKKKGKKEKKEKEKKHKKKHKKNETESSSSDSSTGSSDTD